A region from the Silene latifolia isolate original U9 population chromosome 7, ASM4854445v1, whole genome shotgun sequence genome encodes:
- the LOC141591679 gene encoding receptor-like serine/threonine-protein kinase ALE2 isoform X1, whose product MRAELSFLVVGLCVILSVFQIHGSSVLLDATGHAADVAFSPAVSPVLNLGRHEHAVTKPSKVALGSHSLASHSFHKAPATYDSRRATTLPSTVPSKSPFQHTTKSLTDPESIVPEISAFKHHHHHRHGHHHHEHSQRAKLPYSKPAAGPLNARPAAGPLNPRLPQSYAHHVPIQPPSISPSSYSVNLIPPPSTLAHALPPPPPNQDCTAVTCPEPYTSTLTGSPCGCVLPIKVKLQLNVSIYTFFPFVSELASEIASSLSLNRSQVRIMGADAANQQPEKTIALIYLIPLSDKFKFDNAFSMYQKFWRKKVHVKYSLFGAYDVLDVHYPGLPPSPPSLSSNLASIDDHSYPANHKENGGSSLKPLGVDVPRKQNKGFSRRVAAVIIISCFTVIVTCAAVVWMLIASCRSSGHQREAAASASSFTKPSGAARSLALGSRSLSESMSFSSTMLNAIGYAKIYSLHEIEKATDSFDSMRVLGEGGFGVVYRGTLDDGEQVAVKVLKKDNRHGAREFLSEVEMLSRLHHRNLVKLLGICTEEHIRCLVYELVPNGSVESHLHGIGKEDGHLDWTTRMKIALGAARGLAYLHEDSSPCVIHRDFKASNILLEHDFTPKVSDFGLATNASNGADQPIATQVIGTFGYLAPEYAMTGHLLVKSDVYSYGVVLLELLSGRKPVDFSNPPGQENLVAWAQPLLTSNEGLEMIMDPNLNPIPSFDSFTKVAAIASMCVQPEVSRRPFMGEVVQALKLVFSELNDANDGRQTSSSPDPEKVPVSEFREFLGGPYPAFGYESCPDAKISLSAVDLVSASAQFEDIENENRKCRSGPLRKRPFWLRLGRFYKGSMRERLWQESH is encoded by the exons ATGAGGGCAGAATTGTCATTTCTGGTGGTTGGATTGTGTGTGATTCTTAGTGTTTTCCAAATTCATGGATCTTCAG TGTTATTAGATGCAACAGGTCATGCTGCAGATGTTGCTTTCTCTCCTGCTGTAAGTCCTGTCTTAAACTTAGGAAGACATGAACATGCGGTTACCAAACCTTCTAAAGTTGCATTGGGCTCCCACTCTCTTGCGAGTCATTCATTTCATAAAG CTCCAGCAACGTATGATTCCAGGAGGGCTACTACGCTTCCCTCAACCGTGCCTTCTAAATCACCATTTCAACATACAACAAAATCATTGACCGACCCTGAATCTATTGTCCCTGAAATTTCTGCGTTTAagcatcatcaccaccaccgccatggCCACCATCATCATGAACACAGTCAGCGTGCCAAACTTCCATATAGCAAACCTGCTGCAGGACCATTAAATGCGCGTCCAGCTGCAGGACCATTAAATCCGCGTCTTCCACAATCATATGCTCACCATG TGCCTATTCAACCACCCTCTATATCACCATCAAGTTATTCTGTCAATTTGATTCCTCCTCCTTCAACTTTGGCGCACGCCTTGCCGCCTCCACCTCCTAATCAAG ATTGTACAGCTGTAACATGCCCAGAACCATATACATCGACCCTCACAGGATCTCCTTGCGGTTGTGTTTTACCGATTAAAGTTAAATTGCAACTCAATGTTTCTATATACACATTTTTCCCTTTTGTTTCTGAGCTGGCTTCAGAAATTGCATCGAGCCTTTCACTCAACCGGAGTCAAGTCCGCATCATGGGAGCTGATGCAGCTAACCAGCAACCTGAGAAAACCATTGCTCTTATATACTTGATTCCACTGTCCGATAAATTCAAATTTGATAATGCTTTCTCGATGTATCAGAAGTTTTGGCGAAAGAAAGTTCACGTAAAGTATTCCCTTTTTGGTGCTTATGATGTGCTAGACGTTCATTACCCAG GTCTTCCGCCTTCTCCGCCTTCCCTTTCCTCAAATCTTGCTTCTATAGATGATCATTCTTATCCTGCCAACCATAAGGAGAATGGCGGCAGCTCCCTAAAGCCTCTAGGAGTTGACGTTCCCAGAAAACAAAACAAGGGTTTCAGTCGACGTGTTGCAGCTGTGATAATCATATCTTGTTTCACAGTTATTGTAACATGTGCTGCTGTCGTTTGGATGTTGATAGCGAGTTGTAGATCTTCAGGACATCAGCGAGAAGCAGCGGCTTCTGCATCTTCCTTTACAAAGCCATCAG GTGCGGCTAGGTCTTTGGCCTTAGGGAGCAGATCCCTATCTGAATCGATGTCTTTCAGTTCTACCATGCTAAATGCCATCGGATATGCAAAGATTTACAGTCTTCATGAAATAGAAAAGGCCACTGATTCATTTGATTCTATGCGAGTCCTGGGGGAAGGTGGGTTTGGTGTAGTATACAGGGGAACTCTTGATGATGGAGAACAAGTGGCTGTCAAAGTACTAAAAAAAGACAACCGTCATGGTGCGCGTGAGTTCTTGTCCGAAGTTGAGATGCTTAGCCGGTTGCACCACAGAAACCTCGTCAAATTGCTTGGTATATGTACAGAAGAACACATTCGGTGCCTTGTCTATGAGCTGGTTCCAAATGGCAGTGTTGAATCTCATTTACATG GAATTGGTAAGGAAGATGGTCATCTTGATTGGACAACCCGTATGAAAATCGCTCTTGGTGCTGCTCGAGGTTTGGCCTACCTGCATGAAGATTCAAGCCCATGTGTTATCCACCGTGATTTTAAGGCCAGTAACATCTTGTTGGAACATGATTTCACACCGAAAGTGTCCGACTTTGGATTGGCTACAAATGCATCGAATGGGGCAGATCAACCCATTGCAACCCAAGTTATCGGTACATTTGG TTACTTGGCTCCAGAATATGCCATGACAGGCCATCTTCTTGTCAAGAGCGACGTCTACAGCTATGGCGTAGTTTTACTAGAGCTATTAAGCGGAAGAAAACCAGTCGATTTCTCAAATCCACCAGGCCAAGAAAACCTAGTAGCATGGGCTCAACCACTCCTCACAAGCAATGAGGGTTTAGAAATGATAATGGATCCCAACTTAAACCCGATTCCTTCATTTGACAGTTTTACTAAAGTAGCAGCAATTGCTTCAATGTGTGTACAGCCAGAGGTATCACGCCGACCTTTCATGGGAGAAGTTGTTCAAGCCTTAAAACTCGTTTTCAGCGAGCTTAATGATGCTAATGATGGAAGACAAACTAGTAGCAGTCCAGACCCAGAAAAGGTTCCTGTAAGTGAATTCCGAGAGTTTCTTGGAGGTCCATATCCTGCATTTGGGTATGAATCGTGTCCTGACGCCAAGATATCATTATCAGCAGTGGATTTGGTGAGTGCATCAGCCCAATTTGAAGATATCGAAAATGAGAACAGGAAATGCAGGTCTGGTCCTCTGAGGAAAAGACCATTTTGGCTGAGATTGGGAAGATTTTATAAAGGTAGCATGCGCGAACGTCTTTGGCAAGAATCTCATTGA
- the LOC141591679 gene encoding receptor-like serine/threonine-protein kinase ALE2 isoform X3 has translation MRAELSFLVVGLCVILSVFQIHGSSGHAADVAFSPAVSPVLNLGRHEHAVTKPSKVALGSHSLASHSFHKAPATYDSRRATTLPSTVPSKSPFQHTTKSLTDPESIVPEISAFKHHHHHRHGHHHHEHSQRAKLPYSKPAAGPLNARPAAGPLNPRLPQSYAHHVPIQPPSISPSSYSVNLIPPPSTLAHALPPPPPNQDCTAVTCPEPYTSTLTGSPCGCVLPIKVKLQLNVSIYTFFPFVSELASEIASSLSLNRSQVRIMGADAANQQPEKTIALIYLIPLSDKFKFDNAFSMYQKFWRKKVHVKYSLFGAYDVLDVHYPGLPPSPPSLSSNLASIDDHSYPANHKENGGSSLKPLGVDVPRKQNKGFSRRVAAVIIISCFTVIVTCAAVVWMLIASCRSSGHQREAAASASSFTKPSGAARSLALGSRSLSESMSFSSTMLNAIGYAKIYSLHEIEKATDSFDSMRVLGEGGFGVVYRGTLDDGEQVAVKVLKKDNRHGAREFLSEVEMLSRLHHRNLVKLLGICTEEHIRCLVYELVPNGSVESHLHGIGKEDGHLDWTTRMKIALGAARGLAYLHEDSSPCVIHRDFKASNILLEHDFTPKVSDFGLATNASNGADQPIATQVIGTFGYLAPEYAMTGHLLVKSDVYSYGVVLLELLSGRKPVDFSNPPGQENLVAWAQPLLTSNEGLEMIMDPNLNPIPSFDSFTKVAAIASMCVQPEVSRRPFMGEVVQALKLVFSELNDANDGRQTSSSPDPEKVPVSEFREFLGGPYPAFGYESCPDAKISLSAVDLVSASAQFEDIENENRKCRSGPLRKRPFWLRLGRFYKGSMRERLWQESH, from the exons ATGAGGGCAGAATTGTCATTTCTGGTGGTTGGATTGTGTGTGATTCTTAGTGTTTTCCAAATTCATGGATCTTCAG GTCATGCTGCAGATGTTGCTTTCTCTCCTGCTGTAAGTCCTGTCTTAAACTTAGGAAGACATGAACATGCGGTTACCAAACCTTCTAAAGTTGCATTGGGCTCCCACTCTCTTGCGAGTCATTCATTTCATAAAG CTCCAGCAACGTATGATTCCAGGAGGGCTACTACGCTTCCCTCAACCGTGCCTTCTAAATCACCATTTCAACATACAACAAAATCATTGACCGACCCTGAATCTATTGTCCCTGAAATTTCTGCGTTTAagcatcatcaccaccaccgccatggCCACCATCATCATGAACACAGTCAGCGTGCCAAACTTCCATATAGCAAACCTGCTGCAGGACCATTAAATGCGCGTCCAGCTGCAGGACCATTAAATCCGCGTCTTCCACAATCATATGCTCACCATG TGCCTATTCAACCACCCTCTATATCACCATCAAGTTATTCTGTCAATTTGATTCCTCCTCCTTCAACTTTGGCGCACGCCTTGCCGCCTCCACCTCCTAATCAAG ATTGTACAGCTGTAACATGCCCAGAACCATATACATCGACCCTCACAGGATCTCCTTGCGGTTGTGTTTTACCGATTAAAGTTAAATTGCAACTCAATGTTTCTATATACACATTTTTCCCTTTTGTTTCTGAGCTGGCTTCAGAAATTGCATCGAGCCTTTCACTCAACCGGAGTCAAGTCCGCATCATGGGAGCTGATGCAGCTAACCAGCAACCTGAGAAAACCATTGCTCTTATATACTTGATTCCACTGTCCGATAAATTCAAATTTGATAATGCTTTCTCGATGTATCAGAAGTTTTGGCGAAAGAAAGTTCACGTAAAGTATTCCCTTTTTGGTGCTTATGATGTGCTAGACGTTCATTACCCAG GTCTTCCGCCTTCTCCGCCTTCCCTTTCCTCAAATCTTGCTTCTATAGATGATCATTCTTATCCTGCCAACCATAAGGAGAATGGCGGCAGCTCCCTAAAGCCTCTAGGAGTTGACGTTCCCAGAAAACAAAACAAGGGTTTCAGTCGACGTGTTGCAGCTGTGATAATCATATCTTGTTTCACAGTTATTGTAACATGTGCTGCTGTCGTTTGGATGTTGATAGCGAGTTGTAGATCTTCAGGACATCAGCGAGAAGCAGCGGCTTCTGCATCTTCCTTTACAAAGCCATCAG GTGCGGCTAGGTCTTTGGCCTTAGGGAGCAGATCCCTATCTGAATCGATGTCTTTCAGTTCTACCATGCTAAATGCCATCGGATATGCAAAGATTTACAGTCTTCATGAAATAGAAAAGGCCACTGATTCATTTGATTCTATGCGAGTCCTGGGGGAAGGTGGGTTTGGTGTAGTATACAGGGGAACTCTTGATGATGGAGAACAAGTGGCTGTCAAAGTACTAAAAAAAGACAACCGTCATGGTGCGCGTGAGTTCTTGTCCGAAGTTGAGATGCTTAGCCGGTTGCACCACAGAAACCTCGTCAAATTGCTTGGTATATGTACAGAAGAACACATTCGGTGCCTTGTCTATGAGCTGGTTCCAAATGGCAGTGTTGAATCTCATTTACATG GAATTGGTAAGGAAGATGGTCATCTTGATTGGACAACCCGTATGAAAATCGCTCTTGGTGCTGCTCGAGGTTTGGCCTACCTGCATGAAGATTCAAGCCCATGTGTTATCCACCGTGATTTTAAGGCCAGTAACATCTTGTTGGAACATGATTTCACACCGAAAGTGTCCGACTTTGGATTGGCTACAAATGCATCGAATGGGGCAGATCAACCCATTGCAACCCAAGTTATCGGTACATTTGG TTACTTGGCTCCAGAATATGCCATGACAGGCCATCTTCTTGTCAAGAGCGACGTCTACAGCTATGGCGTAGTTTTACTAGAGCTATTAAGCGGAAGAAAACCAGTCGATTTCTCAAATCCACCAGGCCAAGAAAACCTAGTAGCATGGGCTCAACCACTCCTCACAAGCAATGAGGGTTTAGAAATGATAATGGATCCCAACTTAAACCCGATTCCTTCATTTGACAGTTTTACTAAAGTAGCAGCAATTGCTTCAATGTGTGTACAGCCAGAGGTATCACGCCGACCTTTCATGGGAGAAGTTGTTCAAGCCTTAAAACTCGTTTTCAGCGAGCTTAATGATGCTAATGATGGAAGACAAACTAGTAGCAGTCCAGACCCAGAAAAGGTTCCTGTAAGTGAATTCCGAGAGTTTCTTGGAGGTCCATATCCTGCATTTGGGTATGAATCGTGTCCTGACGCCAAGATATCATTATCAGCAGTGGATTTGGTGAGTGCATCAGCCCAATTTGAAGATATCGAAAATGAGAACAGGAAATGCAGGTCTGGTCCTCTGAGGAAAAGACCATTTTGGCTGAGATTGGGAAGATTTTATAAAGGTAGCATGCGCGAACGTCTTTGGCAAGAATCTCATTGA
- the LOC141591679 gene encoding receptor-like serine/threonine-protein kinase ALE2 isoform X2 has protein sequence MRAELSFLVVGLCVILSVFQIHGSSDATGHAADVAFSPAVSPVLNLGRHEHAVTKPSKVALGSHSLASHSFHKAPATYDSRRATTLPSTVPSKSPFQHTTKSLTDPESIVPEISAFKHHHHHRHGHHHHEHSQRAKLPYSKPAAGPLNARPAAGPLNPRLPQSYAHHVPIQPPSISPSSYSVNLIPPPSTLAHALPPPPPNQDCTAVTCPEPYTSTLTGSPCGCVLPIKVKLQLNVSIYTFFPFVSELASEIASSLSLNRSQVRIMGADAANQQPEKTIALIYLIPLSDKFKFDNAFSMYQKFWRKKVHVKYSLFGAYDVLDVHYPGLPPSPPSLSSNLASIDDHSYPANHKENGGSSLKPLGVDVPRKQNKGFSRRVAAVIIISCFTVIVTCAAVVWMLIASCRSSGHQREAAASASSFTKPSGAARSLALGSRSLSESMSFSSTMLNAIGYAKIYSLHEIEKATDSFDSMRVLGEGGFGVVYRGTLDDGEQVAVKVLKKDNRHGAREFLSEVEMLSRLHHRNLVKLLGICTEEHIRCLVYELVPNGSVESHLHGIGKEDGHLDWTTRMKIALGAARGLAYLHEDSSPCVIHRDFKASNILLEHDFTPKVSDFGLATNASNGADQPIATQVIGTFGYLAPEYAMTGHLLVKSDVYSYGVVLLELLSGRKPVDFSNPPGQENLVAWAQPLLTSNEGLEMIMDPNLNPIPSFDSFTKVAAIASMCVQPEVSRRPFMGEVVQALKLVFSELNDANDGRQTSSSPDPEKVPVSEFREFLGGPYPAFGYESCPDAKISLSAVDLVSASAQFEDIENENRKCRSGPLRKRPFWLRLGRFYKGSMRERLWQESH, from the exons ATGAGGGCAGAATTGTCATTTCTGGTGGTTGGATTGTGTGTGATTCTTAGTGTTTTCCAAATTCATGGATCTTCAG ATGCAACAGGTCATGCTGCAGATGTTGCTTTCTCTCCTGCTGTAAGTCCTGTCTTAAACTTAGGAAGACATGAACATGCGGTTACCAAACCTTCTAAAGTTGCATTGGGCTCCCACTCTCTTGCGAGTCATTCATTTCATAAAG CTCCAGCAACGTATGATTCCAGGAGGGCTACTACGCTTCCCTCAACCGTGCCTTCTAAATCACCATTTCAACATACAACAAAATCATTGACCGACCCTGAATCTATTGTCCCTGAAATTTCTGCGTTTAagcatcatcaccaccaccgccatggCCACCATCATCATGAACACAGTCAGCGTGCCAAACTTCCATATAGCAAACCTGCTGCAGGACCATTAAATGCGCGTCCAGCTGCAGGACCATTAAATCCGCGTCTTCCACAATCATATGCTCACCATG TGCCTATTCAACCACCCTCTATATCACCATCAAGTTATTCTGTCAATTTGATTCCTCCTCCTTCAACTTTGGCGCACGCCTTGCCGCCTCCACCTCCTAATCAAG ATTGTACAGCTGTAACATGCCCAGAACCATATACATCGACCCTCACAGGATCTCCTTGCGGTTGTGTTTTACCGATTAAAGTTAAATTGCAACTCAATGTTTCTATATACACATTTTTCCCTTTTGTTTCTGAGCTGGCTTCAGAAATTGCATCGAGCCTTTCACTCAACCGGAGTCAAGTCCGCATCATGGGAGCTGATGCAGCTAACCAGCAACCTGAGAAAACCATTGCTCTTATATACTTGATTCCACTGTCCGATAAATTCAAATTTGATAATGCTTTCTCGATGTATCAGAAGTTTTGGCGAAAGAAAGTTCACGTAAAGTATTCCCTTTTTGGTGCTTATGATGTGCTAGACGTTCATTACCCAG GTCTTCCGCCTTCTCCGCCTTCCCTTTCCTCAAATCTTGCTTCTATAGATGATCATTCTTATCCTGCCAACCATAAGGAGAATGGCGGCAGCTCCCTAAAGCCTCTAGGAGTTGACGTTCCCAGAAAACAAAACAAGGGTTTCAGTCGACGTGTTGCAGCTGTGATAATCATATCTTGTTTCACAGTTATTGTAACATGTGCTGCTGTCGTTTGGATGTTGATAGCGAGTTGTAGATCTTCAGGACATCAGCGAGAAGCAGCGGCTTCTGCATCTTCCTTTACAAAGCCATCAG GTGCGGCTAGGTCTTTGGCCTTAGGGAGCAGATCCCTATCTGAATCGATGTCTTTCAGTTCTACCATGCTAAATGCCATCGGATATGCAAAGATTTACAGTCTTCATGAAATAGAAAAGGCCACTGATTCATTTGATTCTATGCGAGTCCTGGGGGAAGGTGGGTTTGGTGTAGTATACAGGGGAACTCTTGATGATGGAGAACAAGTGGCTGTCAAAGTACTAAAAAAAGACAACCGTCATGGTGCGCGTGAGTTCTTGTCCGAAGTTGAGATGCTTAGCCGGTTGCACCACAGAAACCTCGTCAAATTGCTTGGTATATGTACAGAAGAACACATTCGGTGCCTTGTCTATGAGCTGGTTCCAAATGGCAGTGTTGAATCTCATTTACATG GAATTGGTAAGGAAGATGGTCATCTTGATTGGACAACCCGTATGAAAATCGCTCTTGGTGCTGCTCGAGGTTTGGCCTACCTGCATGAAGATTCAAGCCCATGTGTTATCCACCGTGATTTTAAGGCCAGTAACATCTTGTTGGAACATGATTTCACACCGAAAGTGTCCGACTTTGGATTGGCTACAAATGCATCGAATGGGGCAGATCAACCCATTGCAACCCAAGTTATCGGTACATTTGG TTACTTGGCTCCAGAATATGCCATGACAGGCCATCTTCTTGTCAAGAGCGACGTCTACAGCTATGGCGTAGTTTTACTAGAGCTATTAAGCGGAAGAAAACCAGTCGATTTCTCAAATCCACCAGGCCAAGAAAACCTAGTAGCATGGGCTCAACCACTCCTCACAAGCAATGAGGGTTTAGAAATGATAATGGATCCCAACTTAAACCCGATTCCTTCATTTGACAGTTTTACTAAAGTAGCAGCAATTGCTTCAATGTGTGTACAGCCAGAGGTATCACGCCGACCTTTCATGGGAGAAGTTGTTCAAGCCTTAAAACTCGTTTTCAGCGAGCTTAATGATGCTAATGATGGAAGACAAACTAGTAGCAGTCCAGACCCAGAAAAGGTTCCTGTAAGTGAATTCCGAGAGTTTCTTGGAGGTCCATATCCTGCATTTGGGTATGAATCGTGTCCTGACGCCAAGATATCATTATCAGCAGTGGATTTGGTGAGTGCATCAGCCCAATTTGAAGATATCGAAAATGAGAACAGGAAATGCAGGTCTGGTCCTCTGAGGAAAAGACCATTTTGGCTGAGATTGGGAAGATTTTATAAAGGTAGCATGCGCGAACGTCTTTGGCAAGAATCTCATTGA
- the LOC141591679 gene encoding receptor-like serine/threonine-protein kinase ALE2 isoform X4 — MRCLPIVRKFAIANSLTVLLDATGHAADVAFSPAVSPVLNLGRHEHAVTKPSKVALGSHSLASHSFHKAPATYDSRRATTLPSTVPSKSPFQHTTKSLTDPESIVPEISAFKHHHHHRHGHHHHEHSQRAKLPYSKPAAGPLNARPAAGPLNPRLPQSYAHHVPIQPPSISPSSYSVNLIPPPSTLAHALPPPPPNQDCTAVTCPEPYTSTLTGSPCGCVLPIKVKLQLNVSIYTFFPFVSELASEIASSLSLNRSQVRIMGADAANQQPEKTIALIYLIPLSDKFKFDNAFSMYQKFWRKKVHVKYSLFGAYDVLDVHYPGLPPSPPSLSSNLASIDDHSYPANHKENGGSSLKPLGVDVPRKQNKGFSRRVAAVIIISCFTVIVTCAAVVWMLIASCRSSGHQREAAASASSFTKPSGAARSLALGSRSLSESMSFSSTMLNAIGYAKIYSLHEIEKATDSFDSMRVLGEGGFGVVYRGTLDDGEQVAVKVLKKDNRHGAREFLSEVEMLSRLHHRNLVKLLGICTEEHIRCLVYELVPNGSVESHLHGIGKEDGHLDWTTRMKIALGAARGLAYLHEDSSPCVIHRDFKASNILLEHDFTPKVSDFGLATNASNGADQPIATQVIGTFGYLAPEYAMTGHLLVKSDVYSYGVVLLELLSGRKPVDFSNPPGQENLVAWAQPLLTSNEGLEMIMDPNLNPIPSFDSFTKVAAIASMCVQPEVSRRPFMGEVVQALKLVFSELNDANDGRQTSSSPDPEKVPVSEFREFLGGPYPAFGYESCPDAKISLSAVDLVSASAQFEDIENENRKCRSGPLRKRPFWLRLGRFYKGSMRERLWQESH, encoded by the exons ATGCGATGTCTGCCTATAGTTAGGAAATTTGCGATAGCTAACAGCCTAACAGTGTTATTAGATGCAACAGGTCATGCTGCAGATGTTGCTTTCTCTCCTGCTGTAAGTCCTGTCTTAAACTTAGGAAGACATGAACATGCGGTTACCAAACCTTCTAAAGTTGCATTGGGCTCCCACTCTCTTGCGAGTCATTCATTTCATAAAG CTCCAGCAACGTATGATTCCAGGAGGGCTACTACGCTTCCCTCAACCGTGCCTTCTAAATCACCATTTCAACATACAACAAAATCATTGACCGACCCTGAATCTATTGTCCCTGAAATTTCTGCGTTTAagcatcatcaccaccaccgccatggCCACCATCATCATGAACACAGTCAGCGTGCCAAACTTCCATATAGCAAACCTGCTGCAGGACCATTAAATGCGCGTCCAGCTGCAGGACCATTAAATCCGCGTCTTCCACAATCATATGCTCACCATG TGCCTATTCAACCACCCTCTATATCACCATCAAGTTATTCTGTCAATTTGATTCCTCCTCCTTCAACTTTGGCGCACGCCTTGCCGCCTCCACCTCCTAATCAAG ATTGTACAGCTGTAACATGCCCAGAACCATATACATCGACCCTCACAGGATCTCCTTGCGGTTGTGTTTTACCGATTAAAGTTAAATTGCAACTCAATGTTTCTATATACACATTTTTCCCTTTTGTTTCTGAGCTGGCTTCAGAAATTGCATCGAGCCTTTCACTCAACCGGAGTCAAGTCCGCATCATGGGAGCTGATGCAGCTAACCAGCAACCTGAGAAAACCATTGCTCTTATATACTTGATTCCACTGTCCGATAAATTCAAATTTGATAATGCTTTCTCGATGTATCAGAAGTTTTGGCGAAAGAAAGTTCACGTAAAGTATTCCCTTTTTGGTGCTTATGATGTGCTAGACGTTCATTACCCAG GTCTTCCGCCTTCTCCGCCTTCCCTTTCCTCAAATCTTGCTTCTATAGATGATCATTCTTATCCTGCCAACCATAAGGAGAATGGCGGCAGCTCCCTAAAGCCTCTAGGAGTTGACGTTCCCAGAAAACAAAACAAGGGTTTCAGTCGACGTGTTGCAGCTGTGATAATCATATCTTGTTTCACAGTTATTGTAACATGTGCTGCTGTCGTTTGGATGTTGATAGCGAGTTGTAGATCTTCAGGACATCAGCGAGAAGCAGCGGCTTCTGCATCTTCCTTTACAAAGCCATCAG GTGCGGCTAGGTCTTTGGCCTTAGGGAGCAGATCCCTATCTGAATCGATGTCTTTCAGTTCTACCATGCTAAATGCCATCGGATATGCAAAGATTTACAGTCTTCATGAAATAGAAAAGGCCACTGATTCATTTGATTCTATGCGAGTCCTGGGGGAAGGTGGGTTTGGTGTAGTATACAGGGGAACTCTTGATGATGGAGAACAAGTGGCTGTCAAAGTACTAAAAAAAGACAACCGTCATGGTGCGCGTGAGTTCTTGTCCGAAGTTGAGATGCTTAGCCGGTTGCACCACAGAAACCTCGTCAAATTGCTTGGTATATGTACAGAAGAACACATTCGGTGCCTTGTCTATGAGCTGGTTCCAAATGGCAGTGTTGAATCTCATTTACATG GAATTGGTAAGGAAGATGGTCATCTTGATTGGACAACCCGTATGAAAATCGCTCTTGGTGCTGCTCGAGGTTTGGCCTACCTGCATGAAGATTCAAGCCCATGTGTTATCCACCGTGATTTTAAGGCCAGTAACATCTTGTTGGAACATGATTTCACACCGAAAGTGTCCGACTTTGGATTGGCTACAAATGCATCGAATGGGGCAGATCAACCCATTGCAACCCAAGTTATCGGTACATTTGG TTACTTGGCTCCAGAATATGCCATGACAGGCCATCTTCTTGTCAAGAGCGACGTCTACAGCTATGGCGTAGTTTTACTAGAGCTATTAAGCGGAAGAAAACCAGTCGATTTCTCAAATCCACCAGGCCAAGAAAACCTAGTAGCATGGGCTCAACCACTCCTCACAAGCAATGAGGGTTTAGAAATGATAATGGATCCCAACTTAAACCCGATTCCTTCATTTGACAGTTTTACTAAAGTAGCAGCAATTGCTTCAATGTGTGTACAGCCAGAGGTATCACGCCGACCTTTCATGGGAGAAGTTGTTCAAGCCTTAAAACTCGTTTTCAGCGAGCTTAATGATGCTAATGATGGAAGACAAACTAGTAGCAGTCCAGACCCAGAAAAGGTTCCTGTAAGTGAATTCCGAGAGTTTCTTGGAGGTCCATATCCTGCATTTGGGTATGAATCGTGTCCTGACGCCAAGATATCATTATCAGCAGTGGATTTGGTGAGTGCATCAGCCCAATTTGAAGATATCGAAAATGAGAACAGGAAATGCAGGTCTGGTCCTCTGAGGAAAAGACCATTTTGGCTGAGATTGGGAAGATTTTATAAAGGTAGCATGCGCGAACGTCTTTGGCAAGAATCTCATTGA